A DNA window from Citrobacter tructae contains the following coding sequences:
- the menA gene encoding 1,4-dihydroxy-2-naphthoate polyprenyltransferase — protein MTEQQQISRSQAWLESLRPKTLPLAFAAIIVGTALAWWQGYFDPLVALLALITAGLLQILSNLANDYGDAVKGSDKPDRIGPLRGMQKGVITQQQMKRALIVTVALICLSGLALVAVACHTMADFVGFLVLGGLSIIAAITYTVGNRPYGYIGLGDISVLVFFGWLSVMGSWYLQAHTLIPALILPATACGLLATAVLNVNNLRDINSDKENGKNTLVVRLGAVNARRYHACLLMGTLVCLALFNLFSLQSLWGWLFILAAPLLIKQARYVMREMDPAAMRPMLERTVKAALLTNLLFVVGIFLSQWSV, from the coding sequence ATGACTGAACAACAACAAATTAGCCGCTCACAAGCCTGGCTGGAAAGTTTACGACCTAAGACCTTACCGCTCGCCTTCGCGGCGATCATCGTCGGTACGGCATTAGCATGGTGGCAAGGGTATTTCGATCCGTTGGTGGCTCTGCTGGCATTGATCACCGCAGGACTGCTGCAAATCCTGTCCAATCTCGCGAACGACTATGGTGACGCCGTCAAAGGCAGCGACAAGCCTGACCGCATTGGACCGCTGCGCGGTATGCAAAAAGGGGTCATCACCCAACAGCAGATGAAGCGCGCACTGATTGTTACCGTGGCCCTAATCTGTCTGTCTGGCCTGGCGCTGGTGGCGGTGGCCTGCCACACGATGGCTGATTTTGTCGGCTTCCTGGTGCTCGGTGGCCTGTCGATTATCGCCGCGATCACCTATACCGTCGGCAATCGCCCTTATGGCTACATTGGCCTCGGTGATATTTCCGTACTGGTCTTCTTCGGCTGGCTGAGCGTTATGGGCAGTTGGTATCTGCAGGCGCATACGTTAATTCCCGCACTGATCCTACCAGCTACCGCCTGCGGCCTGCTGGCTACCGCCGTGCTTAACGTTAACAACCTGCGCGATATCAATAGCGACAAAGAGAACGGCAAAAACACGCTGGTAGTGCGTCTGGGCGCCGTTAATGCGCGTCGTTACCATGCTTGTCTGCTGATGGGTACTCTGGTCTGCCTGGCGCTGTTTAACCTGTTTTCGCTGCAAAGCTTGTGGGGATGGCTGTTTATCCTCGCCGCTCCGCTACTGATTAAGCAGGCGCGATACGTGATGCGTGAAATGGATCCTGCGGCCATGCGTCCGATGCTGGAACGCACCGTGAAAGCGGCACTGTTAACTAACCTGCTGTTTGTTGTTGGGATTTTCCTCAGCCAGTGGTCCGTTTAA
- the rraA gene encoding ribonuclease E activity regulator RraA, translated as MKYDTSELCDIYQEDVNVVEPLFSNFGGRSSFGGQIITVKCFEDNGLLYDLLEQNGRGRILLVDGGGSVRRALVDAELARLAVQNEWEGLVIYGSVRQVDDLEELDIGIQAIAAIPVGAAGEGIGESDVRVNFGGVTFFSGDHLYADNTGIILSEDPLDIE; from the coding sequence ATGAAATACGATACATCCGAGCTTTGTGACATCTACCAGGAAGATGTCAACGTCGTGGAACCACTGTTCTCTAACTTTGGGGGACGGTCGTCGTTTGGCGGACAAATCATCACGGTAAAATGTTTCGAGGACAACGGGTTGCTGTATGATCTGCTCGAACAAAATGGCCGTGGTCGCATTCTGCTGGTCGATGGCGGCGGTTCTGTCCGTCGTGCGCTGGTCGATGCCGAACTGGCGCGTCTGGCGGTACAGAATGAATGGGAAGGTTTGGTCATCTACGGCTCAGTACGCCAGGTAGACGATCTGGAAGAACTGGACATCGGTATTCAGGCGATTGCCGCTATTCCGGTGGGTGCCGCAGGTGAAGGCATTGGGGAAAGCGATGTGCGCGTCAACTTCGGTGGCGTGACGTTTTTCTCCGGCGACCATCTGTACGCCGACAACACTGGCATCATCCTCTCCGAAGACCCGCTTGATATCGAGTAA
- a CDS encoding SDR family NAD(P)-dependent oxidoreductase — MHIDLTGKKALVTGASRGLGRAIALSLAKAGADVVITYEKSAEKAQAVANEITALGRHGEAIQANSANAQAIQNAVNHTIQSLGGLDILVNNAGIARGGPLESLSLEDIDALINVNIRGVVVAIQAALPHLPEGGRIINIGSCLANRVAQPGIAVYAMTKSALNSLTRGLARDLGPRGITVNLVHPGPTDSDMNPADGEQADSQRQLIATGHYGTPEDVAAAVTFLASPAAGQISGTGLDVDGGLNA; from the coding sequence ATGCATATCGATCTGACAGGTAAAAAAGCGCTGGTCACCGGAGCCAGTCGTGGATTAGGGCGCGCTATTGCACTGTCGCTGGCGAAAGCCGGTGCTGATGTTGTTATAACCTATGAAAAATCTGCGGAGAAAGCCCAGGCCGTTGCCAATGAAATTACAGCACTCGGCCGCCATGGCGAGGCTATTCAGGCAAACAGTGCAAACGCTCAGGCTATTCAGAATGCCGTAAATCACACGATACAGTCACTAGGAGGATTAGATATTCTGGTCAACAACGCAGGGATCGCACGCGGCGGCCCGCTGGAGTCTCTGTCACTGGAAGACATCGATGCGTTGATTAACGTGAATATCCGTGGCGTGGTGGTTGCCATACAGGCCGCGTTGCCGCATCTCCCTGAAGGTGGGCGAATTATCAATATTGGCAGTTGCCTTGCCAACCGTGTCGCCCAGCCGGGGATTGCTGTCTACGCGATGACTAAATCAGCGCTCAACTCGCTAACCCGTGGCCTGGCTCGTGATCTCGGCCCACGGGGTATTACCGTCAACCTTGTCCATCCCGGCCCAACGGACAGTGATATGAACCCAGCAGATGGCGAACAGGCAGACTCCCAACGACAGCTTATTGCGACAGGGCATTACGGTACACCGGAGGATGTTGCAGCGGCAGTGACGTTTCTAGCAAGCCCAGCGGCTGGGCAGATTTCCGGCACTGGTCTGGACGTAGACGGGGGTTTGAATGCCTGA
- the zapB gene encoding septal ring assembly protein ZapB, which translates to MTMSLEVFEKLEAKVQQAIDTITLLQMEIEELKEKNNSLSQEVQSAQQQREELERENNNLKEQQSGWQDRLHALLGRMEEV; encoded by the coding sequence ATGACGATGTCATTAGAAGTGTTTGAGAAACTGGAAGCAAAAGTACAGCAGGCGATTGATACCATCACGCTGTTGCAGATGGAAATCGAAGAGCTGAAAGAAAAGAACAACTCACTGTCGCAGGAAGTTCAGTCTGCACAGCAGCAGCGTGAAGAGCTGGAGCGTGAGAACAACAACCTGAAAGAACAGCAGAGCGGCTGGCAGGATCGTCTGCATGCGCTCTTGGGCCGTATGGAAGAAGTCTAA
- a CDS encoding MIP/aquaporin family protein, producing the protein MSQTSTLKGQCIAEFLGTGLLIFFGVGCVAALKVAGATFGQWEISIIWGLGVAMAIYLTAGVSGAHLNPAVTIALWLFACFDKRKVVPFIISQIAGAFCAAALVYGLYYNLFIDFEQTNHIVRGSTESLGLAGTFSTYPNPHINFVQAFAVEMVITAILMGLILALTDDGNGVPRGPLAPLLIGLLIAVIGASMGPLTGFAMNPARDFGPKLFAWMAGWGEIAFTGGRDIPYFLVPVFGPITGAILGAWAYRKLIGRHLPCDVCAIEEKDAAANTQQKASL; encoded by the coding sequence ATGAGTCAAACATCAACCTTGAAAGGCCAGTGCATTGCTGAATTCCTCGGTACCGGGTTGTTGATTTTCTTCGGTGTGGGATGTGTCGCTGCACTCAAAGTGGCTGGGGCTACTTTTGGTCAGTGGGAAATCAGTATCATCTGGGGTCTGGGGGTAGCGATGGCTATCTATCTGACAGCAGGTGTTTCTGGTGCACACCTGAATCCAGCGGTAACCATCGCACTATGGCTGTTCGCCTGTTTTGATAAACGCAAAGTTGTTCCTTTTATTATTTCGCAAATTGCCGGCGCCTTTTGCGCAGCGGCATTGGTTTACGGGCTTTATTACAATCTTTTCATCGACTTTGAACAAACCAACCATATCGTGCGCGGCAGTACAGAGAGCCTGGGTCTGGCTGGCACTTTCTCCACCTATCCGAACCCGCATATCAATTTTGTGCAGGCCTTCGCGGTTGAAATGGTCATTACCGCTATTCTAATGGGGCTGATTTTGGCGCTGACTGACGATGGTAACGGTGTACCTCGTGGTCCGCTGGCACCACTGCTGATCGGCTTATTGATTGCCGTTATTGGTGCTTCCATGGGCCCTCTGACCGGTTTTGCGATGAATCCGGCACGTGACTTTGGACCGAAACTCTTCGCCTGGATGGCTGGTTGGGGTGAGATTGCCTTCACGGGTGGTCGCGATATCCCTTACTTCCTGGTACCAGTGTTTGGCCCGATTACCGGCGCAATTTTGGGCGCATGGGCATATCGCAAACTGATTGGTCGTCATTTACCGTGCGATGTCTGCGCGATTGAAGAGAAAGACGCTGCGGCCAACACTCAACAAAAAGCTTCGCTGTAA
- the glpK gene encoding glycerol kinase GlpK has protein sequence MTEKKYIVALDQGTTSSRAVVMDHDANIVSVSQREFEQIYPKAGWVEHDPMEIWATQSSTLVEVLAKADISSDEIAAIGITNQRETTIVWERETGKPIYNAIVWQCRRTADICEKLKRDGMEEYVRNNTGLVIDPYFSGTKVKWILDHVEGSRERARRGELLFGTVDTWLIWKMTQGRVHVTDYTNASRTMLFNIHTLDWDDKMLDALDVPRAMLPEVRRSSEVYGQTNIGGKGGTRIPISGIAGDQQAALFGQLCVKEGMAKNTYGTGCFMLMNTGEKAVKSENGLLTTIACGPTGEVNYALEGAVFMAGASIQWLRDEMKLISDAFDSEYFATKVKDTNGVYVVPAFTGLGAPYWDPYARGAIFGLTRGVNSNHIIRATLESIAYQTRDVLEAMQADSGIRLHALRVDGGAVANNFLMQFQSDILGTRVERPEVREVTALGAAYLAGLAVGFWQNLDELQEKAVIEREFRPGIETTERNFRYSGWKKAVKRALAWEDHEE, from the coding sequence ATGACTGAGAAAAAATATATCGTTGCGCTCGACCAGGGCACCACCAGCTCCCGCGCGGTCGTAATGGACCACGATGCGAACATCGTTAGCGTTTCGCAACGCGAATTCGAGCAAATCTATCCGAAAGCAGGTTGGGTAGAACACGACCCAATGGAAATTTGGGCGACCCAAAGCTCCACGCTGGTAGAAGTGCTGGCGAAAGCCGATATCAGTTCCGATGAAATTGCAGCGATCGGGATTACCAACCAGCGTGAAACCACCATTGTCTGGGAACGCGAGACCGGCAAACCTATCTATAACGCCATTGTATGGCAGTGCCGTCGTACTGCGGATATTTGCGAGAAGCTCAAGCGCGACGGCATGGAAGAATACGTCCGCAACAACACCGGACTGGTCATTGACCCGTACTTCTCTGGCACCAAAGTGAAGTGGATCCTCGACCACGTAGAAGGCTCGCGTGAGCGCGCTCGTCGCGGCGAACTGCTGTTCGGTACCGTAGACACCTGGCTTATCTGGAAAATGACCCAGGGGCGCGTACACGTGACGGATTACACCAACGCCTCACGTACCATGCTGTTCAACATCCATACTCTGGACTGGGACGACAAAATGCTGGACGCGCTGGACGTTCCGCGTGCCATGCTGCCGGAAGTGCGTCGTTCTTCTGAAGTCTACGGTCAGACCAACATTGGCGGTAAAGGCGGCACACGTATTCCTATCTCCGGTATCGCCGGTGACCAGCAGGCAGCGCTGTTTGGCCAGCTGTGCGTGAAGGAAGGGATGGCGAAAAACACTTACGGTACCGGCTGCTTCATGCTGATGAATACCGGTGAGAAAGCCGTTAAGTCTGAAAACGGGCTGCTGACCACCATCGCCTGCGGCCCGACCGGGGAAGTGAACTACGCGCTGGAAGGGGCCGTGTTTATGGCTGGCGCATCCATCCAGTGGCTGCGTGATGAAATGAAACTCATCAGCGATGCGTTCGACTCCGAATATTTCGCCACCAAAGTGAAGGATACCAACGGTGTGTACGTGGTTCCGGCCTTCACCGGTCTGGGTGCGCCGTATTGGGACCCGTATGCGCGTGGCGCCATCTTCGGCCTGACCCGTGGCGTAAACTCCAACCACATCATCCGTGCAACGCTTGAGTCTATCGCTTACCAGACCCGCGACGTACTGGAAGCGATGCAGGCCGACTCCGGTATTCGTCTGCACGCGCTGCGTGTTGATGGCGGCGCGGTCGCCAACAACTTCCTGATGCAGTTCCAGTCCGACATCCTCGGTACCCGCGTTGAACGCCCGGAAGTTCGCGAAGTCACCGCGCTGGGTGCCGCGTATCTGGCGGGGCTTGCCGTCGGTTTCTGGCAGAACCTGGATGAGCTGCAGGAAAAAGCGGTCATCGAGCGTGAATTCCGCCCTGGCATCGAAACAACCGAACGTAACTTCCGTTACAGCGGCTGGAAAAAAGCGGTTAAACGCGCCCTGGCGTGGGAAGACCACGAAGAGTAA
- the glpX gene encoding class II fructose-bisphosphatase has product MRRELAIEFSRVTEAAALAGYKWLGRGDKNTADGAAVNAMRIMLNQVNIDGTIVIGEGEIDEAPMLFIGEKVGTGLGDAVDIAVDPIEGTRMTAMGQANALAVLAVGDKGCFLNAPDMYMEKLIVGPGAKGAIDLNLPLETNLRNIAAALNKPLSELTVTILAKPRHDDVIAEMAKLGVRVFAIPDGDVAASILTCMPGSEVDVLYGIGGAPEGVVSAAVIRALDGDMQGRLLARHDVKGDSEENRRIGEQELARCQAMGIEAGKALRLDEMARSDNVIFSATGITKGDLLDGISRKGNIATTETLLIRGKSRTIRRIQSIHYLDRKDPDVQAHIL; this is encoded by the coding sequence ATGAGACGAGAACTTGCCATTGAATTTTCACGCGTCACCGAAGCGGCGGCGCTAGCTGGCTATAAATGGCTGGGTCGCGGCGATAAAAATACCGCTGACGGCGCGGCGGTGAACGCCATGCGTATTATGCTCAACCAGGTCAATATTGACGGCACCATCGTGATTGGCGAGGGTGAAATTGATGAAGCGCCGATGCTGTTTATCGGTGAGAAAGTCGGTACCGGTCTCGGCGACGCGGTAGATATTGCTGTCGACCCTATCGAAGGTACGCGCATGACAGCAATGGGTCAGGCGAATGCGCTGGCGGTCCTAGCGGTCGGTGACAAAGGCTGCTTCCTCAACGCGCCGGATATGTACATGGAGAAGCTGATTGTCGGGCCGGGTGCAAAAGGGGCTATCGACCTGAACCTGCCGCTGGAAACTAACCTGCGTAACATCGCCGCTGCACTCAACAAGCCGCTTAGCGAACTGACCGTGACGATTCTGGCCAAGCCTCGCCACGATGATGTTATCGCCGAGATGGCGAAGCTGGGCGTGCGCGTGTTTGCCATTCCCGACGGTGACGTTGCGGCCTCCATTCTGACCTGTATGCCAGGCAGCGAAGTTGACGTGCTGTACGGCATTGGCGGTGCGCCGGAAGGTGTGGTTTCTGCCGCTGTTATCCGCGCGCTGGATGGCGACATGCAGGGTCGTCTGCTGGCACGTCATGATGTCAAAGGTGACAGCGAAGAGAACCGCCGTATTGGTGAACAGGAACTGGCTCGCTGCCAGGCCATGGGTATCGAAGCCGGTAAAGCGCTGCGTCTGGACGAAATGGCACGCAGCGATAACGTTATCTTCTCCGCGACCGGTATCACCAAAGGCGATCTTCTGGATGGGATTAGCCGTAAAGGCAATATCGCCACCACCGAGACGCTGCTGATCCGCGGCAAGTCACGCACGATCCGTCGTATTCAGTCTATTCACTATCTCGATCGCAAAGATCCCGATGTGCAGGCGCACATCCTGTAA
- the fpr gene encoding ferredoxin--NADP(+) reductase — protein sequence MADWVTGKVTKVQNWTDALFSLTVRAPVLPFTAGQFTKLGLEIDGERVQRAYSYVNAPDNPDLEFYLVTVPDGKLSPRLAALKPGDDVQVVSEAAGFFVLDEIPDCDTLWMLATGTAIGPYLSILQLGKDLDRFKNLVLVHAARYAADLSYLPLMQALEKRYEGKLRIQTVVSREMAAGSLTGRVPALIESGELENAVGLSMDTATSHVMLCGNPQMVRDTQQLLKETRQMTKHLRRRPGHMTAEHYW from the coding sequence ATGGCTGATTGGGTAACAGGCAAAGTCACTAAGGTACAAAACTGGACCGACGCCCTGTTTAGTTTAACCGTGCGCGCGCCGGTTCTCCCCTTCACTGCGGGTCAGTTTACCAAGCTTGGCCTTGAGATCGACGGCGAGCGCGTCCAGCGCGCCTATTCCTACGTGAATGCCCCTGACAATCCCGATTTAGAGTTTTACCTGGTGACGGTGCCTGACGGAAAGCTCAGCCCGCGTCTGGCCGCGCTTAAGCCTGGCGATGATGTACAGGTGGTGAGTGAAGCTGCAGGTTTCTTTGTGCTGGATGAAATTCCCGATTGCGATACGCTGTGGATGCTGGCAACCGGTACGGCGATCGGCCCCTATCTGTCCATTCTGCAACTGGGCAAAGATCTCGATCGCTTTAAAAATCTGGTGCTGGTCCATGCTGCCCGTTATGCCGCCGATTTAAGCTATTTGCCGTTGATGCAGGCGCTGGAAAAGCGTTACGAAGGGAAATTACGCATCCAGACGGTTGTTAGTCGTGAAATGGCCGCAGGCTCGCTTACTGGCCGAGTCCCCGCACTGATTGAAAGCGGTGAGCTGGAAAACGCGGTTGGCCTGTCCATGGATACCGCCACCAGCCATGTAATGCTCTGTGGGAACCCACAGATGGTGCGCGATACCCAGCAGTTGCTGAAAGAGACCCGGCAGATGACCAAACACCTGCGTCGTCGACCGGGCCATATGACTGCTGAGCATTACTGGTAA
- a CDS encoding DUF805 domain-containing protein, with protein sequence MTIQQWLFSIKGRIGRRDFWIWVGLWIVGMLVLFSLASKKLLDIQTAAFCLVCLLWPTAAVTVKRLHDRGRSGAWALLMVLAWMLLAGNWVMLPGILSWIVGRFVPTLILVGMLIDLGAFVGTQGENKFGKDTQDVKYKADQK encoded by the coding sequence ATGACCATACAGCAGTGGTTATTCTCAATTAAAGGGCGTATCGGACGCCGCGATTTCTGGATTTGGGTCGGCCTCTGGATTGTCGGTATGCTGGTTCTGTTCTCGCTGGCGAGTAAAAAACTACTCGATATTCAGACGGCGGCCTTTTGCCTGGTGTGTTTGTTGTGGCCGACGGCGGCAGTGACAGTAAAACGTCTGCATGACCGGGGACGTTCTGGCGCGTGGGCGTTATTGATGGTTCTGGCGTGGATGCTGCTGGCGGGAAACTGGGTGATGTTACCTGGTATCTTGTCGTGGATAGTGGGACGTTTTGTGCCCACGCTGATTCTGGTCGGCATGCTTATTGACCTGGGCGCATTTGTTGGCACCCAGGGCGAGAATAAGTTTGGTAAGGATACTCAGGACGTGAAGTATAAAGCCGATCAGAAATAG
- a CDS encoding YiiQ family protein, which yields MKQGFTLFLLLFSALTVSTAALAEEPSAATTAPYLLAGAPTFDLSISQFRENFNTQNPKLALNEFRAIDSSRDKANLTRAASKINENLYASSALERGTLKIKSMQITWLPIQGPEQKAAKAKALEYMSAVIRTVAPLLTKEQSQKKLQKLLTAGKGKHYYAETEGAIRYVVADNGEKGLTFAVEPIKLALSENLEGSNK from the coding sequence ATGAAGCAAGGATTTACTCTGTTTTTATTATTGTTTTCAGCCCTGACCGTAAGCACTGCGGCGCTGGCGGAAGAGCCCTCGGCGGCAACCACAGCCCCCTACCTGCTGGCGGGCGCGCCGACGTTTGATCTGTCGATCAGCCAATTTCGTGAAAACTTTAATACGCAGAATCCGAAGCTTGCATTGAATGAGTTCCGCGCCATCGACAGCAGTCGCGATAAGGCAAACTTGACCCGCGCTGCCAGTAAGATCAATGAAAACCTGTATGCGTCATCGGCCCTTGAGCGCGGGACGTTGAAAATCAAAAGCATGCAGATAACCTGGCTGCCGATTCAGGGGCCGGAACAAAAGGCCGCCAAAGCGAAAGCGCTGGAATACATGAGCGCCGTTATCCGCACCGTGGCGCCGCTATTGACCAAAGAACAAAGCCAGAAAAAGCTGCAAAAATTGCTCACCGCTGGAAAAGGTAAGCACTATTACGCAGAAACCGAGGGCGCAATTCGCTATGTCGTCGCAGATAATGGTGAAAAGGGGCTGACCTTCGCTGTTGAACCGATTAAGCTGGCGCTATCTGAAAACCTCGAAGGGTCGAATAAATGA
- the tpiA gene encoding triose-phosphate isomerase, with the protein MRHPLVMGNWKLNGSRHMVNELVANLRKELAGVAGCAVAIAPPEMYIDLANHAAAGSHIILGAQNVDLNLSGAFTGETSAEMLKDIGAKYIIIGHSERRTYHKESDELIAKKFAVLKEQGLTPVLCIGETEAENEAGKTEEVCARQIDAVLKTQGAAAFEGVVIAYEPVWAIGTGKSATPAQAQAVHKFIRDHIAKADAKIAEQVIIQYGGSVNAANAAELFAQPDIDGALVGGASLKADAFAVIVKAAEAAKQA; encoded by the coding sequence ATGCGACATCCTTTAGTGATGGGTAACTGGAAACTGAACGGCAGCCGCCACATGGTAAACGAACTGGTTGCTAACCTGCGTAAAGAACTGGCTGGCGTTGCTGGCTGTGCAGTAGCAATCGCTCCGCCGGAAATGTATATCGACCTGGCGAACCACGCCGCTGCCGGTAGCCACATCATCCTGGGTGCGCAGAACGTTGACCTGAACCTGTCTGGCGCATTCACCGGCGAAACGTCTGCTGAAATGCTGAAAGATATCGGCGCGAAATACATCATTATCGGTCACTCTGAGCGTCGTACTTATCACAAAGAGTCTGACGAACTGATCGCTAAAAAATTCGCTGTGCTGAAAGAGCAGGGTCTGACTCCGGTTCTGTGCATCGGTGAAACCGAAGCAGAAAACGAAGCAGGCAAAACTGAAGAAGTGTGCGCACGTCAGATCGACGCAGTACTGAAGACTCAGGGCGCGGCAGCATTCGAAGGCGTGGTTATCGCTTACGAACCTGTATGGGCTATCGGTACCGGCAAATCTGCAACTCCAGCACAGGCTCAGGCTGTTCACAAATTCATCCGTGACCACATTGCTAAAGCTGACGCGAAAATCGCTGAACAAGTTATCATCCAGTACGGCGGTTCCGTAAACGCAGCTAACGCGGCAGAACTGTTCGCACAGCCGGACATCGACGGTGCACTGGTGGGTGGTGCTTCTCTGAAAGCAGACGCCTTCGCTGTGATCGTTAAGGCAGCTGAAGCCGCTAAACAGGCTTAA
- a CDS encoding DASS family sodium-coupled anion symporter gives MDRLTPIRCWPAIFSIVITLIIWFVIPCPTDVTPEAWHLLALFIGTIAAIIGKAMPIGAIAIVAIMLVAMTGVTHPGKPTAALSDALSGFSNQLIWLIGISIMLSQSLLKTGLGARIGYGFIALFGKRTLGIAWALTLAETLIAPVTPSNTARGGGIIHPVMRAIAESLGSQPGDKENGSTGRYLALVNYNINPITSAMFITATAPNPLIVSFLTKGTDGVLNMTWGMWAIAALLPAVVSLIVMPIIIWWLYPPAITRTPNAPQFARQKLGALGPLSLAEKITLAVFILLLCLWAGVPAMIMGSAWTVNPTSAALIGLSILLVTGVLSWDDILKCRGAWDTIVWFAALVMMADFLSKLGLVGWLATSVGSAIDHLGVHWSIATLLLILLYVYSHYFFASTTAHITAMFAAFFAAGLGLGAPPALLGLMLGFSSSLMMSLTHYGTGTAPIIFGSGYVTLAEWWKTGLVMSVANLTIWGITGAFWWHWLGYW, from the coding sequence ATGGACAGATTGACCCCCATCCGCTGTTGGCCCGCCATTTTTTCGATCGTTATTACGCTGATCATCTGGTTTGTTATCCCTTGTCCCACTGATGTTACCCCTGAGGCGTGGCACCTGCTGGCGTTGTTTATCGGTACTATCGCGGCGATTATCGGGAAAGCCATGCCCATTGGCGCTATCGCGATTGTGGCGATTATGCTGGTAGCAATGACCGGTGTGACGCACCCTGGTAAACCTACCGCGGCGCTGAGTGATGCGCTGAGTGGCTTTTCTAACCAACTGATCTGGCTGATCGGTATCTCCATCATGCTGTCGCAAAGCCTGTTGAAAACGGGGTTGGGTGCGCGAATTGGCTATGGGTTTATTGCTCTGTTTGGCAAAAGAACGCTGGGTATTGCCTGGGCGTTAACGTTGGCGGAAACGCTGATAGCTCCTGTGACACCGAGTAATACCGCGCGCGGCGGCGGGATTATTCACCCGGTGATGCGTGCGATTGCCGAGAGCCTGGGTTCTCAGCCGGGAGATAAGGAAAATGGTTCTACGGGGCGCTATCTGGCTCTGGTGAACTACAACATTAACCCGATCACGTCGGCGATGTTTATTACCGCAACCGCGCCTAACCCGTTAATTGTCAGCTTTTTGACCAAGGGGACGGATGGAGTTCTGAATATGACCTGGGGGATGTGGGCCATCGCCGCACTCCTTCCTGCGGTCGTCTCACTGATCGTGATGCCCATTATTATTTGGTGGCTCTATCCACCGGCCATTACACGCACGCCGAATGCGCCGCAGTTCGCCCGGCAAAAACTGGGTGCGCTGGGCCCACTTTCACTGGCAGAGAAAATCACCCTTGCGGTCTTTATTTTGCTGCTGTGCCTGTGGGCAGGGGTTCCTGCGATGATCATGGGCAGTGCCTGGACCGTGAACCCCACCAGTGCAGCGTTAATCGGCTTATCGATTCTGTTAGTGACCGGCGTATTAAGCTGGGACGATATTCTAAAATGCCGTGGGGCATGGGATACGATAGTCTGGTTTGCCGCGCTGGTCATGATGGCGGACTTCCTGAGTAAACTGGGTCTGGTCGGCTGGCTGGCGACCAGCGTGGGGAGCGCCATCGATCATCTCGGTGTGCACTGGAGTATCGCCACGCTGTTGCTGATCCTGCTTTACGTCTATTCGCACTACTTTTTTGCCAGCACAACCGCGCATATTACGGCCATGTTTGCAGCTTTCTTCGCCGCGGGATTAGGTCTCGGTGCGCCTCCGGCGCTGCTTGGTCTGATGCTGGGATTCTCATCCTCGTTGATGATGTCGCTCACGCACTATGGTACGGGTACCGCGCCCATCATTTTTGGATCGGGTTACGTCACGCTGGCTGAGTGGTGGAAAACAGGACTGGTGATGAGTGTGGCTAACCTGACTATCTGGGGGATAACGGGGGCTTTCTGGTGGCACTGGCTGGGATACTGGTAA